Sequence from the Phragmites australis chromosome 11, lpPhrAust1.1, whole genome shotgun sequence genome:
AAACTGACGGTAAATTCCCATACCCTCAATACGCTCAGCTACTGGACTCTGGAAACCTTGTCTTGAAGAACTCCAGTGGTGACATTGTTTGGCAAAGTTTCGATTCACCGACCGACACATTCCTTCCCATGCAACACATTGTGGGTACAACAAAGTTAGTGTCTACCACTCGGTTGCTAGTTCCTGGTCACTATATCTTTCGTTTCAGCGATCAATCGATATTGTCACTTATATATGATGAGACTAATGTTTCCAGCATATACTGGCCAGATCCTGATTACCAGTACTATGAGAATTATAGAAACCTCTATAACAGTACCAGGATAGCAATCCTTGATGATTCTGGGGAATTATTTTCAAGCGACTTAGCTAAGAACCATGTGCTTGATGCCTCTGATAGAGGCACTGGGATTAAGAGAAGGCTTACCTTGGGTTATGATGGTAATCTTAGGCTCTATAGCTTGAATAACTCTGACAGAACATGGACAGTTTCATGGATTGCTGAATCTCAACCCTGCATGACTCATGGTTTGTGTGGTCCGTATGGAATCTGCCACTATTCGCCGAGACCAACATGTTCTTGCCCACCTGGCTATAAGATGATCAACCCAGGTAACTGGACACAAGGTTGCATGCCTACTATAGACACATCATGCGATGGGGAACGGAATGTGACATTTTTAGAACTTCCAAACACTGATTTTTGGGGATCTGATCAGCAACGTATTGAAAAGGTGTCATTGCAGGTCTGTTGGGACATATGCATAGGCGACTGCACCTGTAAGGGGTTTCAGTACCAAGAAGGAAATGGAACATGCTATCCAAAATCTCTTCTCTTCAATGGAAGGTCATTCCCGACGCCCACTGTGCGCACAATGTATATCAAACTCCCTTCAAGTTTGGACACATCAAAATTCCCCGTTCCGCGGTCCAATATGCTTGATTCTACACCGCATCATCTTGAATGTGATAATGTAAGCGCAACACCCATGGAACTATTTCCTGGTTACTGGAATAAGACTAGTGGGGAGGAACCAAAATGGCTTTACTTCTATGGGTTTATTGGTGCCTTCTTCGTCATTGAAGTTTTCTTCTTCGCATTTGCATGGTTCTTTGTTTTGAGGAAGGAGTTGAGGTCATCACAAGTATGGACAGCTGAGGAAGGCTACAGGGCGATGACTGATCATTTCCGGGCATTTAGTTATAGAGAGCTGGTTAAGGCAACTGAAAAGTTCAGACATGAGCTTGGGTGGGGAAGTACAGGGGTTGCCTACAAGGGAATATTGGATGACGGTCGAGCGGTAGTCGTAAAAAGGCTGGGAAATGTAAGGCACAGCAGAGAAGAATTCCAGGATGAGTTGCATGTTATTGCAAGGATTAACCATATGAACCTAGCAAGAATATATGGCTTCTGCTCAGAAAGATCCCATAGGATGTTGGTCTTCGAATACGCTGAGAATGGATCGCTGGCTAACGTATtattcaaaaacaaaatctcTTTAAAATGGGAGCAAAGATTCAACATTGCTTTGGGTGTTGCAAAGGGGCTGGCCTATCTTCACCATGAGTGCCTAGAGTGGATCATTCACTGCAACCTAAAGCCCGAGAATATTTTGCTGGATCAGGACTTGGAACCTAAGATCACCGACTTTGGGCTGGCGAAGCTTCTCAGTAGATCCGGGTCTAACCAAAATGTATCACGAGCGCGAGGAACGGTAGGTTACATTGCTCCAGAGTGGATATCTAGCTTACCCATAACGGCAAAGATCGACGTGTATAGTTACGGAGTGGTGCTTCTTGAACTGGTGTCAGGAACACGGGTTTTCGATCTGGTCAAAGGTGAGGACGAGAAGGTGCATGTGATGCTGAAGAAGTTTGTTAAGATGCTTTCGTATAGATTGAACAGGGAGGAACCACTGTGGTTAGCAGAGTTTGTAGATTTCAGGCTGGGTGGTGAATTCAACTACTCGCAAGCGAAAGCGTTGATCAAGCTGGCTGTCTCGTGCTTGGAGGAGGAAAGGAAGAAGAGGCCAACGATGGAATCAGTAGTCGAGAGCCTCCTTTCAGTTGATGTAGCTGGAAATTTATGAAACAACAATGCGCTGAAGGAAGGATGGAAGTATCTTTTCTGATTCTTCCTTTTAGACCAGTATCTTTTCTGATTCGAAGACGCCACGGGATCTCTTTTTGGTTGTTGTAAGCACCATACTAGTTCTTGCAGTATTAACTTCCTATGATAATGTATACTATATCGTTGTATCTAACAGTGTTTTATTTACACCTCATAAGTCATAATTGTTCCAAGTTATGTAATAAATAGTAATGGAATAGTACTGGTCATGTATTTTCTAGCTATGTGCATATGCAATGCACAAGACCAATTAGGCAGTAAGATAAAACTTGAGTTTGAACAGAGATCTATCATACAAAGGAGTGAAATATGTTCAACACTGTAGACCCTAGCGTTACATGGGCTGCATTTATCACCAGAGTCCTTTAGGGTAATAGCTCGTACCTAGAGTGTAGAAACTAGTGGATGGAATAGCAGTATGGTTTGTTAccatatcattttcaaatatccaaACTCAACATAAAGTATAATTTATAGCCAAACATTGAAAATATTTGTGACCGGAGACACTATATCACAACGCTGCCCTATACTCATATCCTTAACGATAATCATCGAGCACAACTGGTACGTGGCAACTCCACCTAGCAGGTTCCAGCAGCGCTACTATACCCTTGTGCTATGCTTAAATGAATTCCGATGTACCACATGACAACATCACCCAGTCAGGAAAACAGCATTTCTGGATTACTGGCAGGACAAAAAAGGCATGCCGTGAACATGAGAAAACATAGTGGATATCACAGGCAACACGGCATAATCATATTTGGGATTAATCAATTCTCATGAAGCTGCAAATTCTAGTTCCAATTCAGCAGTTTGTAACTGGTTTCGTAAGGCCAACTAGGCAGGCAACATTAAACTTCAGCACCAACAGAGATCTGCTTTGATCATACATAATCCAAAACTGTAGACCCCAGCGATACAAGAAATTCATTCATCACCAGAAGCTCCTCCATCTTACTCCTCGGCCTCAGCCTCGCCACTCTTCTTGTTGTGCTTCCTCGAGTACCTCAGGTTCCTCAGGAACTTCGGGTCCATCTAAAAGAGATCAACAGGAGAAAACTTAATCCCAATGGTACGTGGCAGGATTGAGTGCAAAATAAATGCAAATCGTTTAAGTGTTCAATTACAACACACAATGAAAAACGAACTGTGTAAGTCATACTACGAAAGACATTGCACAAAGCACTTTCTGGATCAAGCCATCAAGGAAGAAGTACAGATTTATCAATCGGGGCTTCCTTTTTCAATATTGCCGAACAAACAGTTATTATATAAAAACAGCAGCAAAGAATTTGTCACGACAGATGGTCTAGACAAACTGAGGCACAAAAGGCTGAATGGACAGAGCAGTCCTAGTCGGCATTTAACACAGCTTCTGCTAAAATAACAAAGACTTTCCCATAAAATTTAACTTGCTGAAATTTACAGCAAAAAATCTAATAGTTCCTAGCACTTGTCCAGTAAAGCATCACGATTTAGAGCAACCATACCACACGGTAGCATAAAACTAGATCGAAGGGTACTATCTACCAATCTATCATTGCATCATACCATGGTACAGAACCTCTAACAGCTGCAATCGACCTTAACTCCACAAGAACAACAGCACATTTCGACAAAAAGATAATAAACCACAAAAAATTGAGTGACTAAAACCACATAAGAAATGGATTATGATGAATTAGTAATATCTAGCATAGCGTCACACCATAATACTGAACCCCTAAGATTTGCATGAACAGCAGCAAATCTAAGGCAGTCTATTAAACCACAGATTTTATGGGGTGCGTGTAATTTAAATCTCGGGACGCTGCAGAAGAGAAGCACGTACCCCCTTGGTGGAGGTCTGGAGATGGCGTTTGGGCTTCTTGATGCCGTTCTTGTGCGCCTTGTACGACTGGTTGTGCGCCGTGTGGTTCTTCGACTTGGCCATCCCGgatccctcttcctcctcctaatCACCTATTAACACCGGGAGAAGGCAGAAACCCGGCCAACGAATCGGTAGCGGCGAGTGAAGAAGATAGTGCGCTATGATGGAGGAGGAAGGGCTCTTGGCTCTTACCGGCGTTGGGGCAGGTCGGCGGCGGCCAAAGAGAAGCTAGGGTTTCGAGGCTTGTGAGGCCACGAGGGCTTGGGTGTATATAGCAGAGGTTTTCGCGAGCCCATGTTTGGAAATGCGCTGCAGTCCCATTCGCGGCCCACGCCTCATCGACTGTTTGGATAAACCAGGAGGTGGTTCGGATAGTTGCATTTTGgttgttagtttttataataaattagttagaaaaattagttaaatctgtttttgtttttagtttattttaattataaccgttttcttaattaattaaaaaatatctaaaattaagACTAGAAGCCAACTGTTTACGTAGTTTCtgactttttaaaaaagaaaatcctcTAAATTTATGATTAGATCATCTCCAtcaaatactttaaaaattcatccttataatactattacagtatcatttatactattacagtatcctttattttttcatcccCAACAACTACTCTATTTTATACTTTCTATTACCTTCTATCTCTCTCTAAGATTAGAGTCATCTCCTATAAAAAGTAATACGAGGCTCCATAGCCGCTACATATTTACCGTCGCACTGTTGCTGCAGTAATTAGGCTGCTTCCCTATACCACCGAATGCGTTAATGGCTGTACCAAGCAACAAGACTAGAGTGAAAATCTGGTGGTACAGTGGTTTAAGAGTCTGCTAGAGCTAGCCTTAAAATAACATGGCACGTACTACATAATGGCAGAAGAAACGAAtcttccatatatatatatatatatatatatatatatatatatataacaagtATATTTGGTACTCCGGAAGTATGTATTATGATATATGTATCTTATTATATAAGAAGTATCTcgtgtgataaatggtatgtacatagagtatgtgagtatataagataaTCTAAGTGgtatatatagtttttagtggtttgcacatattttttgatatattatattttatgtagaaatataaagatattatcaaaatctattaaaattgatggatttttttatttttttatgtaattcacattaagtatcttagaatgagtaaataagtatacttatagtgataaaatagtatatccagtttatttatatggtatatTATAGTAGAGAGTATATACTTCCGagagtacagactagtttttTTATAACAAGTTATCCACTATGATTTTTAGATATTGGGGGGTTTAACAATCGAGGCAGGTTACGTCCGAATAAGTTTATTTTGTAAGATCCTAACTTCTTGAGATCTCATATGTCTCTTATATCAGTTCTTAGACTACGTAGCTGATATGTATAATAACAATCGTGACATCACAGTTAAACTTTGTATATAAGATATTAAGGTTCATAGTATAAAAAGTTAATAACTATATGATATATTACAAATTTAGCCTAACGGTCAACAAAAGCACATCGGAAAGAACTATCCAAGACACAGGCAGTTAGGGCGTGAACGTGCCTTCATCCTCGACGTAATTGATAGTGACTTTCTCATctaaatgatagcaagagtgagtacggaaggtactcagcaagctaTATAGTACTTCAAATTGTTGATAAATGTATAAATGGTATtttaaggataaggctttacggtttagttttaagcgtaaagcagttttatgcagTCGTTCAGTTGTATTCTAAACTTATAgctttaaaatagtttgaaataGTTCAACACTAGGAAACAAGTCATATCTCGGGGTTTCCGGTCctgagaggggctacacctTACTCCGCAATTCTATTATCATATCTGGTGTACTTCTAGTACCACACAAATTCTGACAGATTAAGCTAGTAACCTCATCACATTGACATTTAGTTCACATACTCACTCATTAAGACACGCACCTAAAGTCTAATCAAGCGTGATCATACCTTCTCATATCCATGACCGtgaacacggctattcgaatatgtttacactctacagatattgtacactatacccacgcgatatgctcaaccTCTAACTGTTGCAAACGGAGGAGCGAACTATACTAAGatacttcaatcacctttcctatcTTGTACTAAATGTCAGCCCCCATTTTAAGCCATTGGCCGGTTCTTGAAACATTCAAACAAAGAGACTGATGATCACTTGGCCCCTCGCTGCTCCCTAtcctcctagtatgatgtccaACCCAGTCCGGTGAGAGAAAAGTCAAGTTCTGTCCATataggatgcatggttgcatgaGGGTGACTCGGCATGATGGCATAAGATTTGGTGCTTAAACATGCAGGGTAGGTATCTTCTGACAGTAAGTACCATAAAGGTAACTTGAGTCCCTCAAAAGCATCTTTGATCgaaggaccactctacctgcccccgccaaaacaattttcacccatttttacacatcttccatcatatcccacatgatatcaaggatttcataaccatcacagaattcacaaccatcaagcattcatggtatatgagttaatattgataacagtaaattgTTATCTCTGAAGAGATATATtctaaaagcgacgtctccaaGCAGACGTATTCAATCTTAAGTATACTAGATATGAAGGTGTCGTccaacgttaatatagataacgatagaTAACTCCTTGGGttatatgtattctggatgataatattttaGGCTGGGTAATTTTTTGATAAGAGTAACTACCataagcagtttgtaaaagtgcaatacatagcacatacaATAATAAGTtcaattttagttgatcatgtagattatttgaaatcataggttcaatTTGATCAAGGAGGTATGACTTTCCTTCTTTGATGTTCTCTTCTAAATCTTGTTCGAAATTTggatcttcctcgctcctgaCACTTCCCGTGTAGCACTCACAATACTTTGGTGGCTCTATAAACCCGACTACGATCAATAGTGAACTATACTAAAGAAGAACAAATAACAAAAAATGAAAATCCAAAAGACTACCGATGGATACCATAATAggatagataggtagatcttgaattttgatgaatttcAGTGAAAGAATTGTTGGAATCGAAGCTAGAACGGAGTAGTTATGGttcccgaaagatttaatctaaaattaaaccagaaaatatgaaataacaCTATTTATGGGTGGGACCCATGTGAATAGTAACATggcccacatgaatagtacccCAGATTGTGCAAAATGGGCTGGGACTGGGCCGGACTTGGACTTCACAGTACTACGACCCACTCGGTCAGGTCAGCTATTTTTAGCGGCTGCtgagctgggccggcccactAGGGCACAGCCTTTGGGCGGCCGGGCCGGCTTAGCAGGCTAACCCGACTTGGCCAGGCTGCCTAGGCGCGATGCATGAGCTTGCGGGCGTTGGGTAAAGCTGGGTGGCAAGGGGGATCAGGCGGCGATAATCGATTGCAGCGGAGCCGCGCCAGGGAGCTCGCCGAAATCACGCTCCCACCGAGGGTCCTCGAAGGCAAATGGTCACCGTACCTCTACACGCGATGGCTAACCAATCTAGGGGTGTATCGACGGCGAGCCATGGCTGAAGCAACGCCAAACGGTGGCCGAAGTAGGTCTAAGAGGCAGCGTAGAaattgggcagcacctcccttcTTCTAGTGCGCCCCGGGCCACCCGTAAGCCTACAACTAAGTCTACACGGCTAACACGGCATGAAAGCCAGCTCAGGAGAGGGCTAGGGTTACCGATGGTGAGTAATGGTGATAGCAGCGAGGAAAAACTCACAGCTGCACAATGCCATGCAATGAGAAGGCATGGGAACGCTGACATGCTAGCTAGGAGGTTGCGTGAGGGAACGGGGATGCTAACCGAGCACAAGAACAATGATGGGCAGGATGATAGTTGGTGATGCATCAAAGTGGCGGTAACGATGCTGCTTGGTCCCTAGCTGGGGTgggctcccgtcgggcttctGGTTGATGGAGAGTGGCACAGGGATGACGGTGAGCTTGTGGGGCTTCTCAGTTGCTCGTTGGGGGAGAAACAGCGGCTACAGAGCTGCAGTGGAGAGCAATGGCACGGCGGCGGTGGAAGGGACaaaaggggaaggagagaggCCGGGGCTATGCCTTTTATAGCCCTACGGCTCGTCTTGAGGCGGTGCTGGGCATGTGACGTCGTGCGATTATCGGCGAGCAGCGTAGCGGTGAGGTGGCGTGGGGTGCCCACCTTAATCCCTGTGGCATGGCTACACTGTGTCGTCCATGTGCATGCACGGGCGCGGAAGTCGCACAACTGCAAGTGCATGGACAGTGTGCTATgagggtagagagagagagagagaagagagagagcgagagagcgGAGGGTTTCATGGCGCATTCAATGCGCTGGCCATTATATTTCCTGTGGGAGAGCGGCAATCACGGTGGCGGTGCGCGGATAGCACAGCGCGGCGATGGGCTGGAAGAGGGAGACGACGCGAGCGGCGAGTGGATGGGTGACACGTGGACGGCCTAGGCGCAGGAgaaggaaggggaaagggagCTAGGCTGGTTGGGCTGGCTAGATGGGCTACACCGAGAGGGGAAAAAAAGGCGGCCCGAGAAGGGAAAGAGATTAGGCCCTAGGTAAAatagagaaaaggaaaaggataaATACTTTTGggataaattcaaatgagagatttgaatttggatttgggagTAAAGCTCCAagatttggaagatgatttgaatcaaaatgatttgaattcaaattggagtTGAGCTGGACGGaaactaagagtagatttgaatttatGAGACATTTAAATTCTAATCTCCACACCAAGAAGCACAACAACAATAAACCAAATGCATATGAGTAAACTTAATGCAGAGGTTTATTTTGAAATTAAGGTGGTGCATTTCGGAGTACTTAGCCAacctaatatatatgaatatatacataatggtatatatatacactcgtATACACTTTACTTGATGtttatttggtttaattaattacaaaatttttaatttgaagtgaATTTTGCAATTAAATAATATGCTAaaactgaaaggacaatgatgtcgcctagaggggggtgaataggcatttttacaaaaattcgtccccttttaccattggcttaaacttgcagcggaatataaactaacgggtttttcagaagtgaaaaacctaaatatgctacgctcaactaatgcacaatcaccctaaataagtgtgaaagtttacaatcctagggtgataagAATTACTTAAATCTAGCGAAAGAtgtgcaataaaacttaaattgaaaatggctgaaaatactgttcatatgcctgaaattagtgttcaccagataccggagtctccaggttgtacaggtccggaatctCCGGTAAAGTCTGGATTCTCtggattctgtacagaactgagcccgaaactgaatataaaggatgggtagagagttctagctcaaactaagtgatatcgtgtgttcccagagatgattccaagtagattcacggagaacctacacacaaatacacacaaacaagtggatcgagcaatatgcacaaagatttgaacaagaacttagaagtaaggaaacaagagaggagacacaaatatttgtttcccgaagttcggattcaccaccgtgaatcttacatctccgttgaggaagctccaacgagccgggtctctttcaaccgctttcctcgatccactcttgatttcttcccttgcggaggtgaaatcgagcccttcacaaactttcgcggcaacccacaaccttgggtgctcatcggcgacgcctagccgcctaggaggcttcacctccaagagtaacaaacacgacgatgaacttcttgccgagaactcaagtgctcaataTTGGATTTAGCttacttgcactcaatcttccaatctctcaacccaactcacttttcttctcaaatcacacactagaatggagtgggagaggttcttttggctctaaaaatgtattctttcgtgccccttgcagcagccccaaaggatggggtgagtggggtataaatagcccactccaaagaactagccgttattgttctgacacacctaccctggagtatccggtgaataccggagtatccggtcttaATTCTAAAAacagcgtcagaacggtcacagaacgtgtcagaactagccattaggctcttttctggactttaccggagtatccggcctacaccggagtctccggtcggcacttaacacagaaaacagccctagggacttcccggagtctccgaccactccaggtactggagtatccggacttcaccggagtctccggccactccaggtactgGAGAATCCGATCTTCACCAGaatctccgagtacagcacaactgacctccgaaaaacggcgataacttttgatcctggagcccgattttgacgattttggactctataaaaagcttattcagagggctatacATCcaaactgaattcatgacctaaaacatataggatcaaactagaaacaccacaaaacctattttggacacttccacactttccgtttcggactcttaacaagaaactctcactttgagtttagttagaaactcttgagcactgagacacgccaattagctcacgttgcatccctcttaatagtgcggcatatctatactcaaattcaaagataaaactcatttgaaccactttgagcatttgaaaactttcaagtaccgtttcttactttcaaacctttgagggttgccaacttctataaaatcttcactccatctcttcttgattcttcatatgattgatgtgaatcatccatagcttcccatggcctcacacggtccatcggcgcaaagtctttactcgctcttcaccaccgtcttggtccttcagtgccaagccatttgcttgcacttcaccacggatggtccatcgcagccgagtcttgcttacccttcaccgtcttgccatagaaaaccactgtgtattcaacatcttcaaggaattcattttatcaaatatggagtccactcttgttcttcactcttggcatatatgatttcaattcaacttatgccttcttatggatcctaaccccaactcactctcaagcacaaagtacatgggttagtccataaaacctaaatgacaacatttataccttaaattacttgatctccacaagtaacttattagccttcatgcatattgtcaatcttcatatagaacctaaccccactcattcttaaacacatagcacacgggttagtccataaaactctattgacaagtcatacctttagttacttgatctccacaagtaacttagccttcaagcttattaccagtcttattgagcttcttcttcttcttatgagcatcaccaaaatctcaatgacttttgatgcaattctttggactcatggcatttctcaaagaatccatgcttcatcgtttatgcatctcctatggaataacctaatagcaattctcaatatgattgttagtccataggcattgtcatcacttacccgagcatcacctagagctcattcatcttgatgcattttcaatctccccatttacctagagctcatgcatatgtcttatccatgcatcacctattgaacaacctactaacaatctcaacaatattgttagttcataggtattatcattaattaccaaaaccacacataggggctagatgcactttcaaaaaCTTAGGACATTACACACCCTTAAGTTCCCCTAACTATAAGGCAGGGAGAGGCGTACATCCAAACCAAGCAGAAAGAACGATCCAAGCCAATAGGTAACTCGCGCCTTTAGATCTCCGAAATCGTGAGCCCATCATCAAGTTTAGTTGGATAGAAGATCAACACCCTCAAAGATCCACAACAGAAGCAATCCTTTACCCACCTAGACCTTCAGTAGTAGATACACAGAATACCACATACCACATTGTACTTTGTGATGCTGAGAATAATCAAGGCAAATCATGACATATGGCTATTATTTATCTCGAAGGCTTGAACCTACATAACTCTATGTCTCTTCGTGATATTCTTCAATGACTACGAGCAGGTATCCCtatttcgtatttacatactatAGATAATCGAGTACAAATCCTCAATAGTTGGCATCATCTGTGGGGATACAAGAAAATCAGTTGACATCAGAAGATATCGCCCTTCTCGACATGGCAGATTATGATTTTAGGTCCTTTAGCGACTTTGGCCCTCGCATATATGTCAAGTTGGATGAGTTGCTAGAGATCAATCGGTCTCCGAAGATGCTAGAGATCAATCGGTCTCCGAAGACGATTATGACCGGTTGACTTCCGAGTCAATCGACCAAGTTGGCCTCCTAAGCAACCATGTTGCGGGGTTGGATCACACGACCTCCATGCATGTTTTGACTACCGGTGGTATAAGATACCAAAGAATCC
This genomic interval carries:
- the LOC133885741 gene encoding putative receptor protein kinase ZmPK1, producing the protein MATVLSALALLSMLALAVGAAPHDTLPLKSSLVVEEYETQILQSSDGTFSCGFYYIYTNAFTFSIWYSNSVDKAVVWSANRGSPVHSWGSAITLRKDGNMVLTDYDGTVVWQTDGKFPYPQYAQLLDSGNLVLKNSSGDIVWQSFDSPTDTFLPMQHIVGTTKLVSTTRLLVPGHYIFRFSDQSILSLIYDETNVSSIYWPDPDYQYYENYRNLYNSTRIAILDDSGELFSSDLAKNHVLDASDRGTGIKRRLTLGYDGNLRLYSLNNSDRTWTVSWIAESQPCMTHGLCGPYGICHYSPRPTCSCPPGYKMINPGNWTQGCMPTIDTSCDGERNVTFLELPNTDFWGSDQQRIEKVSLQVCWDICIGDCTCKGFQYQEGNGTCYPKSLLFNGRSFPTPTVRTMYIKLPSSLDTSKFPVPRSNMLDSTPHHLECDNVSATPMELFPGYWNKTSGEEPKWLYFYGFIGAFFVIEVFFFAFAWFFVLRKELRSSQVWTAEEGYRAMTDHFRAFSYRELVKATEKFRHELGWGSTGVAYKGILDDGRAVVVKRLGNVRHSREEFQDELHVIARINHMNLARIYGFCSERSHRMLVFEYAENGSLANVLFKNKISLKWEQRFNIALGVAKGLAYLHHECLEWIIHCNLKPENILLDQDLEPKITDFGLAKLLSRSGSNQNVSRARGTVGYIAPEWISSLPITAKIDVYSYGVVLLELVSGTRVFDLVKGEDEKVHVMLKKFVKMLSYRLNREEPLWLAEFVDFRLGGEFNYSQAKALIKLAVSCLEEERKKRPTMESVVESLLSVDVAGNL
- the LOC133885860 gene encoding large ribosomal subunit protein eL29z-like, whose product is MAKSKNHTAHNQSYKAHKNGIKKPKRHLQTSTKGMDPKFLRNLRYSRKHNKKSGEAEAEE